In a genomic window of Pseudorasbora parva isolate DD20220531a chromosome 24, ASM2467924v1, whole genome shotgun sequence:
- the LOC137064011 gene encoding uncharacterized protein, giving the protein MVNLHVSSLVSPLEGAIASQISQLGMLEASTAWTSIHTSCVSAWLTVLRMILQGYRLQIAMKHPRFSSVLFSHTEESTAHVLKEEISSLLNKGAIQVVPHNLINQGFFSRYFLVTKKDGSLRPILDPRVLNKHLRKYRFIMLTLGSLARVMKRNDWFTSVDLRDAFLHISIYPPHRKFLRFAYQGICYELTVLPFGQKLSPRTFCLRVEAGFTPLRMSGLRILTYICDWLIIADSWEKVLQDTSRVLAHTRSLDFRVNVNKSSFTPSQRVIFQGMELNSVSMRARLSQERVLSLTNCLSQFREGARVRYRTCLRLQGLMALAIQFLPLGPLRMRAFMKWVLSLHFSPLHDLCRSVTVTRTCAAALRHWKSADFYAQGTPLGTVMLRKVVTTDASLTGWGATQEGRTVNGLRPSKLRSEHIDYLELLTN; this is encoded by the coding sequence ATGGTGAACCTGCACGTGTCGTCCCTAGTttctccactagagggcgccattGCATCACAAATAAGCCAGCTAGGCATGCTCGAAGCCAGCACGGCCTGGACGAGCATTCACACGAGCTGTGTGTCAGCCTGGCTTACTGTATTACGCATGATATTACAGGGCTATCGTCTGCAGATTGCTATGAAACATCCACGTTTCAGCAGCGTTCTCTTTTCTCACACAGAGGAAAGCACGGCCCACGTCCTGAAGGAGGAAATCTCCTCTCTTCTAAACAAAGGTGCGATTCAGGTGGTTCCCCACAATCTGATAAACCAGGGTTTCTTTTCCCGTTATTTCCTGGTCACAAAGAAGGACGGTTCCCTCCGTCCTATTCTGGACCCCAGGGTGTTGAACAAACATTTGAGGAAATACAGATTCATAATGTTAACCCTTGGTTCGCTCGCCCGTGTCATGAAACGGAACGACTGGTTCACATCGGTCGATCTGAGAGATGCTTTTCTCCACATAAGCATTTATCCACCACACCGGAAGTTTCTTCGTTTCGCCTATCAAGGCATTTGTTACGAACTCACGGTGCTTCCGTTCGGGCAAAAATTAAGCCCCCGAACTTTCTGTTTGCGTGTGGAAGCGGGCTTCACTCCCCTAAGAATGTCTGGTCTACGGATCCTGACATACATATGCGATTGGCTCATCATAGCCGATTCGTGGGAAAAGGTGTTGCAGGACACCTCCCGTGTGCTCGCGCACACCCGATCTCTGGACTTCAGGGTGAATGTGAACAAGAGCAGCTTTACACCCAGTCAGAGGGTGATCTTCCAGGGCATGGAGCTGAACTCAGTCTCCATGCGAGCGCGTCTCTCTCAGGAGCGCGTTCTCTCTCTGACGAACTGTCTGTCACAGTTCAGAGAGGGGGCGAGGGTGCGATATCGCACATGTCTCAGGCTACAGGGTCTTATGGCTTTAGCTATCCAGTTTTTGCCACTAGGACCCCTGAGGATGAGGGCGTTCATGAAATGGGTTTTGTCACTACATTTCAGCCcgttacacgatctttgccgctcTGTAACAGTGACGCGCACCTGCGCTGCAGCTCTGCGCCACTGGAAGAGCGCGGACTtttacgcacagggtacccctctgGGGACTGTCATGTTGCGGAAAGTCGTGACGACGGACGCGTCCCTAACAGGCTGGGGTGCCACCCAGGAGGGCAGAACTGTGAACGGTTTGCGGCCGAGCAAACTACGTTCAGAGCACATAGATTATTTAGAGCTTCTAACCAATTAG